The following coding sequences lie in one Pectobacterium sp. A5351 genomic window:
- the ndk gene encoding nucleoside-diphosphate kinase has translation MTIERTFSIVKPNAVAKNAIGSIYARFESAGFTIVAAKMLRLSREQAEGFYAEHKGKPFFDGLVEFMMSGPIMVQVLEGENAVQRNRDIMGATNPANALAGTLRADYADSFTANAVHGSDSIESAQREIAYFFSDDEICPRA, from the coding sequence ATGACGATAGAACGTACCTTCTCCATCGTAAAACCTAATGCGGTTGCCAAGAATGCGATTGGTTCGATTTATGCACGCTTTGAAAGCGCAGGTTTTACCATCGTTGCGGCTAAAATGCTGCGTCTGAGCCGTGAGCAAGCGGAAGGTTTCTACGCTGAGCATAAAGGCAAGCCGTTCTTTGATGGCCTGGTCGAATTCATGATGTCTGGCCCAATTATGGTGCAGGTGCTGGAAGGTGAAAACGCCGTTCAACGTAACCGTGACATCATGGGTGCTACCAACCCGGCAAACGCACTGGCGGGCACGCTGCGTGCTGATTACGCGGATAGCTTCACAGCGAACGCGGTACACGGTTCTGATTCTATCGAATCCGCTCAGCGTGAAATCGCTTATTTCTTCAGCGATGATGAAATCTGCCCGCGCGCGTAA
- the sseB gene encoding enhanced serine sensitivity protein SseB yields MEFSPRNKLEEVLILAATEPAHRPEFFSELMEATVFVLGTTDDGDESGEVVLHAGSNVNIQHWEKDDGSSAIPFFSSLEALQSVITEEASFLALPTRSLFEMTQGVTLFLNPKLPYGKEFLPQEIEHILSGEGHGFVQQRIVEEEMQVLLSQPAEMPAQMIDSLTQLFTKHRHVKRAFLAQIQEPGEEQPHLLIGIDVDQDEETIIREAGSVASDTLPDERPVDLCLVKEGEPGISHYMIKHTTPFYERKWGSFLREFKATGNA; encoded by the coding sequence ATGGAGTTTTCGCCACGTAATAAACTGGAAGAAGTGCTGATTCTGGCTGCAACGGAACCCGCACATCGTCCTGAGTTTTTCAGTGAACTGATGGAAGCCACGGTGTTTGTGTTGGGCACGACCGATGACGGGGATGAATCCGGTGAGGTGGTGTTGCATGCGGGCAGTAATGTGAATATCCAACACTGGGAAAAAGACGATGGCTCATCTGCTATTCCTTTCTTCTCTTCTCTGGAAGCCTTACAGAGCGTGATTACGGAAGAAGCGTCTTTTCTGGCGCTACCGACGCGTTCGCTGTTTGAAATGACACAGGGCGTCACGCTGTTCCTCAATCCTAAGCTGCCGTATGGCAAAGAGTTTTTGCCGCAGGAAATTGAACATATTCTGTCTGGCGAAGGTCACGGTTTTGTTCAGCAGCGTATCGTCGAAGAAGAGATGCAGGTCTTGCTGAGTCAGCCAGCCGAGATGCCAGCACAGATGATTGATTCCCTGACGCAGCTGTTTACCAAGCATCGCCATGTAAAACGGGCGTTTCTGGCGCAGATTCAGGAGCCGGGCGAAGAACAGCCCCACCTGCTGATTGGGATTGATGTCGATCAGGATGAAGAAACCATCATCCGTGAAGCGGGCAGCGTCGCCAGTGATACCTTACCGGACGAGCGTCCTGTCGATCTGTGTTTGGTGAAAGAAGGCGAGCCGGGGATCAGCCACTACATGATTAAACACACCACGCCGTTCTACGAACGCAAGTGGGGGAGTTTCCTGAGGGAGTTTAAGGCCACCGGCAACGCCTGA
- a CDS encoding 6-phospho-alpha-glucosidase, giving the protein MTKPPFILTIAGGGSTYTPGIVKSLMVRLADFPLAEIRLYDIDGPRQDIIAPVVEKVIRDHSDSIVFTVTTDAETAFTGAHFVFAQMRVGQYKMREQDEKIPLRHGVVGQETCGPGGLAYGLRTILPMAELIDLVERYAHKEAWIVNYSNPAAIVAEGVRRLRPNARVLNICDMPVAAMRNIAAVLGVDRHDITVDYFGLNHFGWFTRVLVDGVDRMPELREHIARYGLLTADAADTDPQHADPSWVKTWRNIKPIMDHFPEFVPNPYLQYYLMPNQIVEHQDPDYTRANEVMDGREKKLFAAAASYKETGILSDAFHVGVHGSFIVDVACSLAFDLRQRHLVIVENKGAIANLPYDAMVEVPAYITAQGPEPVRMGNVPQFHRALLEQQLASEQLLVEATLEGSYEKALQAFTLNRTVPTMQHAKAILDEMIEANQDYWPQLKQAYRDGIAQ; this is encoded by the coding sequence ATGACGAAACCCCCATTCATTCTGACCATTGCCGGCGGCGGCAGCACCTATACCCCAGGCATCGTAAAGAGTCTGATGGTACGTCTCGCGGATTTCCCGCTGGCAGAGATTCGTTTGTATGACATCGACGGCCCGCGGCAGGACATCATCGCGCCGGTGGTGGAAAAGGTGATTCGCGACCACAGTGACAGCATCGTTTTTACCGTCACGACCGACGCAGAAACCGCATTTACCGGCGCTCACTTTGTCTTTGCCCAGATGCGCGTCGGCCAGTACAAAATGCGCGAACAGGATGAAAAAATCCCACTACGCCACGGCGTCGTCGGGCAGGAAACCTGTGGCCCCGGCGGGCTGGCCTACGGCCTGCGTACTATTCTGCCAATGGCCGAACTGATCGATCTGGTTGAGCGCTATGCACATAAAGAGGCGTGGATCGTCAATTACTCCAACCCCGCCGCGATTGTTGCCGAAGGCGTGCGTCGTCTGCGCCCTAACGCCCGCGTGTTGAATATCTGCGACATGCCCGTTGCCGCGATGCGTAATATCGCCGCCGTGCTGGGCGTCGATCGTCACGACATCACGGTGGACTATTTCGGGCTGAATCACTTTGGCTGGTTTACCCGCGTGCTGGTCGATGGCGTCGATCGGATGCCGGAACTGCGCGAACACATCGCCCGCTATGGCCTGTTGACCGCCGATGCCGCCGATACCGATCCGCAGCACGCCGATCCATCGTGGGTGAAAACCTGGCGCAACATCAAACCCATCATGGATCATTTCCCAGAGTTCGTGCCGAATCCGTATTTGCAGTATTACCTGATGCCGAATCAGATCGTGGAGCATCAGGATCCTGACTACACGCGCGCCAATGAAGTGATGGACGGGCGTGAGAAGAAGCTGTTTGCAGCGGCGGCCAGCTACAAGGAAACCGGTATTCTGTCGGATGCGTTCCACGTTGGCGTGCACGGCTCGTTCATCGTTGATGTCGCCTGCTCGCTGGCGTTCGATCTGCGTCAGCGTCATCTGGTGATCGTCGAAAATAAAGGCGCTATCGCCAATCTGCCGTACGACGCGATGGTGGAGGTGCCCGCTTATATCACCGCGCAAGGGCCAGAGCCGGTGCGGATGGGGAATGTCCCACAGTTCCACCGTGCCTTGCTGGAACAGCAGCTGGCGTCCGAACAGCTGTTAGTGGAAGCCACGCTGGAAGGCAGCTACGAGAAGGCCTTGCAGGCGTTTACCTTGAACCGTACCGTGCCGACGATGCAGCACGCCAAAGCCATTCTGGATGAGATGATTGAAGCCAATCAGGATTACTGGCCGCAATTAAAACAAGCATATAGAGACGGTATCGCCCAATAA
- a CDS encoding bifunctional tRNA (adenosine(37)-C2)-methyltransferase TrmG/ribosomal RNA large subunit methyltransferase RlmN produces the protein MSKQIASETVVSETTASNTTASNTTVSEQTVSEFSPASVDASQSVKASAEKINLLDLNRQQMRDLFMSMGEKPFRADQVMKWIYHYCCDDFNQMTDINKVFRSKLQEVAEIRAPEVVDEQRSSDGTIKWAILVGGQRVETVYIPEEDRATLCVSSQVGCALECKFCSTAQQGFNRNLRVSEIIGQVWRAAKIIGAFKVTGQRPITNVVMMGMGEPLLNLTNVVPAMEIMLDDFGFGLSKRRVTLSTSGVVPALDKLGDMIDVALAISLHAPTDDIRNEIMPINKKYNIEMFLSSVRRYLEKSNANQGRVTVEYVMLDHINDGTEHAHQLAECLKDTPCKINLIPWNPFPGAPYGRSSNSRVDRFSKVLMEYGFTTIVRKTRGDDIDAACGQLAGEVVDRTKRTLKKKMAGEPIAVKAV, from the coding sequence ATGTCTAAGCAAATCGCGTCTGAAACCGTCGTGTCTGAAACGACGGCATCTAACACTACCGCATCTAACACTACCGTATCCGAGCAAACTGTGTCCGAATTCTCTCCGGCGTCTGTTGATGCCTCTCAATCCGTCAAAGCCAGTGCGGAAAAAATCAACCTGTTGGATCTTAACCGCCAGCAAATGCGTGACCTCTTCATGTCGATGGGAGAGAAACCGTTCCGCGCCGATCAGGTTATGAAATGGATTTATCACTACTGCTGTGATGACTTCAACCAGATGACGGATATTAACAAAGTCTTCCGCAGCAAATTGCAGGAAGTCGCTGAGATTCGCGCGCCTGAAGTCGTAGATGAACAGCGTTCTTCTGACGGCACGATTAAGTGGGCGATTCTGGTAGGCGGCCAGCGCGTAGAAACCGTTTATATTCCCGAAGAAGATCGCGCCACGCTGTGCGTATCGTCTCAGGTAGGTTGCGCGCTGGAGTGCAAGTTCTGCTCAACGGCGCAGCAGGGCTTTAACCGCAACCTGCGTGTATCGGAAATTATCGGCCAGGTGTGGCGTGCGGCGAAAATTATCGGCGCTTTTAAAGTCACCGGCCAGCGTCCCATTACCAACGTGGTGATGATGGGAATGGGCGAACCATTGCTGAACCTGACTAACGTGGTGCCAGCGATGGAAATCATGCTGGATGACTTCGGTTTCGGCCTGTCCAAGCGTCGCGTAACGCTGTCTACGTCTGGCGTGGTGCCCGCGTTGGATAAACTGGGCGATATGATTGATGTCGCGCTGGCGATTTCTCTGCATGCACCGACCGACGACATTCGTAACGAAATCATGCCGATCAACAAAAAGTACAATATCGAGATGTTTCTGAGCTCGGTGCGTCGCTATCTGGAAAAATCCAATGCGAATCAGGGACGTGTTACCGTTGAGTATGTGATGTTGGATCATATCAATGACGGCACCGAACACGCGCATCAACTGGCTGAATGCCTGAAAGATACACCGTGCAAGATCAACCTAATTCCGTGGAACCCGTTCCCGGGCGCGCCGTATGGCCGCAGCTCAAACAGCCGCGTTGACCGTTTCTCCAAGGTGCTGATGGAGTATGGCTTCACGACGATCGTACGTAAAACCCGTGGGGATGACATTGATGCGGCCTGCGGCCAGTTGGCGGGCGAAGTCGTGGACAGAACTAAACGTACGCTGAAGAAGAAAATGGCCGGTGAACCTATCGCAGTGAAAGCGGTCTAA
- a CDS encoding PTS transporter subunit EIIC produces the protein MKRAVNALQNFGKSLYGPVLILPIVGLFIAFGNVFGNGNLAGYVPLLNHPLIQDFGQLVSKSAVAILANLALVFAVGIPIGLAKRDKGYAALIGLVMFIIFINAMNITLQLQGKLVPAAEMRAAGQGMVLGVQVLEMGVFAGILIGGFAGYLYNRYSSKQFNGVMAIYSGHCFVAILVIPLAIALGFAMSALWPFAQQGITWLAFAIKGAGPVGIAIYGFLERVLIPTGLHHLVYTPFLYTELGGTAEVCGKLYQGARNIYFAEMACQNVKQLSSTVVWDARGISKMFGLTAAALAMYVTAKPEKRLAAKAILIPAAFTSFLLGVTEPLEFSFLFVAPMLFAVHAVLTGIGMMLFSIMGVHAIGANGVIDFLLYNLPLGIEKSNWPMYIVVGLTMSVIYFFVFRFLILYFDMPTPGRETDEEETRLYSKTEYQSKTENPAKTQDAVKGDALLVGSTIIAGLGGKPNIEVVDNCYTRLRVTLIDPNLVDEQQLKNTGAKAVIRQGNNVQVVYGLHVKTIREAVENAL, from the coding sequence ATGAAAAGAGCGGTCAATGCATTGCAAAATTTCGGCAAGTCCCTGTATGGGCCGGTGCTGATACTCCCGATTGTCGGGTTATTCATCGCATTTGGGAATGTGTTCGGTAACGGCAATTTAGCGGGCTATGTCCCTTTACTTAATCACCCCTTGATTCAGGATTTTGGCCAACTGGTTTCCAAATCTGCCGTGGCGATTCTGGCTAATTTGGCGCTGGTCTTCGCCGTTGGGATCCCGATTGGATTGGCAAAACGCGATAAGGGCTACGCTGCGCTGATCGGTCTGGTGATGTTCATCATCTTCATTAACGCCATGAATATCACGCTGCAATTACAGGGCAAACTCGTACCAGCCGCAGAGATGCGCGCCGCCGGGCAAGGCATGGTACTTGGCGTTCAGGTACTGGAAATGGGCGTTTTCGCCGGTATCCTGATCGGCGGATTCGCAGGCTATCTGTATAACCGCTATTCCAGTAAACAGTTTAACGGCGTCATGGCGATTTATTCCGGCCACTGCTTCGTCGCCATTCTGGTGATTCCGCTGGCGATTGCGCTGGGCTTTGCGATGAGCGCGCTGTGGCCGTTTGCTCAACAGGGCATTACCTGGCTGGCCTTCGCGATTAAAGGTGCAGGCCCTGTTGGCATCGCGATTTATGGCTTTCTCGAACGCGTGCTGATCCCCACCGGGCTGCATCATCTGGTCTATACCCCGTTCCTGTACACCGAACTGGGCGGAACCGCAGAGGTATGCGGCAAGCTGTATCAGGGCGCACGCAACATCTATTTTGCTGAAATGGCCTGTCAGAACGTCAAACAGCTGAGCTCCACCGTAGTCTGGGACGCGCGAGGCATCAGTAAAATGTTTGGCCTGACGGCCGCCGCATTGGCGATGTACGTCACGGCGAAGCCAGAAAAGCGTCTGGCCGCCAAAGCCATTCTGATTCCGGCTGCGTTTACCTCTTTCTTGCTGGGTGTCACCGAGCCGCTGGAGTTCTCCTTCCTGTTCGTCGCGCCCATGCTGTTTGCCGTTCACGCCGTACTGACCGGCATAGGCATGATGCTGTTCTCCATCATGGGCGTACACGCGATTGGTGCCAACGGCGTCATCGATTTCCTGCTTTATAACCTGCCGCTGGGCATCGAGAAATCCAACTGGCCGATGTACATCGTGGTTGGGCTGACTATGTCGGTGATTTACTTCTTCGTCTTCCGCTTCCTGATTCTGTACTTCGACATGCCAACACCAGGGCGTGAAACCGATGAGGAAGAGACGCGGCTGTATTCCAAAACCGAATATCAGTCCAAGACAGAGAATCCGGCAAAAACGCAGGACGCGGTGAAAGGCGATGCTCTGCTTGTTGGCTCCACCATCATCGCAGGACTAGGCGGTAAACCGAATATCGAGGTGGTGGATAACTGTTACACCCGCTTACGGGTCACGCTGATCGACCCGAATCTGGTAGACGAACAACAGCTTAAGAACACCGGTGCGAAAGCCGTTATCCGACAGGGTAACAACGTACAGGTGGTTTACGGACTTCACGTCAAAACGATACGCGAAGCAGTTGAAAACGCGCTTTAA
- the pilW gene encoding type IV pilus biogenesis/stability protein PilW, with translation MVASLSRRIALLQGTYWLSGLFAVLLLAGCVHSPQEATNPAVAQTRLQLGLAYLAHNNLDSARQNLEKAVAIAPQDYRTQLGMALYEQRIGENRLAEQRYQHVLNMVPENGSVMNNYGAFLCSLGQYVAAQRQFSAAAQLPDYSQVADALENAGYCFFHAGQTENARNLLSRALKYDPTKGSALLAEANKQFDAGKNEQARLLLDVYQHTLPASAESLWLQIRFAALAGHDGDKKRYGNVLARSFPQSKQYQHFLANEY, from the coding sequence ATGGTGGCGTCTCTATCACGGAGAATAGCGTTATTACAGGGAACGTACTGGCTGAGTGGCCTGTTCGCGGTGCTGTTGTTGGCGGGATGTGTGCATTCGCCTCAGGAAGCGACAAATCCAGCGGTTGCTCAAACCCGCTTGCAGCTGGGCTTGGCATATCTGGCGCACAATAATCTGGATTCAGCTCGACAGAATCTTGAAAAGGCGGTGGCGATTGCTCCGCAGGATTATCGAACACAATTGGGGATGGCGCTTTACGAGCAGCGGATAGGTGAAAACCGTCTTGCTGAACAGCGTTATCAGCATGTGTTGAACATGGTGCCGGAAAATGGCAGCGTCATGAATAATTACGGTGCGTTTCTGTGTAGTTTAGGGCAGTATGTAGCGGCGCAGCGACAGTTTAGTGCGGCTGCACAACTTCCTGATTACAGTCAGGTTGCTGATGCGTTGGAAAATGCTGGATACTGCTTTTTCCATGCCGGACAGACTGAAAACGCGCGCAATTTATTAAGTCGGGCGCTGAAATATGACCCGACGAAAGGCAGTGCCTTGCTGGCGGAAGCAAACAAACAGTTTGATGCCGGGAAAAATGAGCAAGCGCGGCTGCTGCTTGATGTTTATCAGCATACTCTTCCGGCCAGTGCCGAAAGCTTATGGTTACAGATTCGTTTCGCCGCGTTGGCGGGCCATGATGGCGATAAAAAACGTTATGGCAACGTGCTGGCGCGAAGTTTTCCACAATCTAAACAGTACCAGCACTTCTTAGCTAATGAATACTGA
- a CDS encoding MurR/RpiR family transcriptional regulator, whose translation MDNRLASLMQHGQVLTRAEYRVLAFIAEHSSLIGKITVRELAQKTYVSTATIMRLCQKIGFSGYSEFIYHCKTLLTDHPRLAPSPAVTPDDASLPDAFQHFVDNYRRTFAYISHQDRATFSAILRQKSHFFLYGAGFSHLFAEYLAKKLQVLGKDAFSSGLGDSRGIFLNNAPKYQVFIAISRSGETEQVLDKARIAKNIGMKVIAFTRASLNSLGELADLHFRLYDDAVHYAAEAGEISSFESNLVMLIDLLLLQATAEKS comes from the coding sequence GTGGATAATCGGCTGGCATCCTTAATGCAACACGGCCAAGTGCTGACGCGTGCGGAATACCGCGTGCTGGCTTTTATCGCCGAACATTCGTCGCTGATAGGCAAAATCACGGTACGTGAACTGGCGCAGAAAACCTATGTCTCCACCGCAACCATCATGCGGCTGTGCCAGAAAATCGGCTTTAGCGGCTACAGCGAATTCATTTATCACTGTAAAACGCTGCTCACGGATCATCCGCGTCTGGCTCCCTCGCCCGCCGTCACGCCCGATGACGCTTCACTTCCCGATGCCTTCCAGCATTTTGTCGACAATTACCGCCGCACATTTGCCTACATTAGCCATCAGGATAGAGCGACGTTCAGCGCTATCCTGCGACAGAAAAGCCACTTTTTCCTCTATGGCGCGGGGTTTTCCCATCTGTTTGCCGAGTATTTAGCGAAGAAACTGCAGGTGTTAGGGAAAGATGCGTTCTCTTCTGGGTTAGGGGACAGTCGAGGTATTTTTCTCAATAACGCACCGAAATATCAGGTGTTTATCGCCATCTCCCGCAGTGGGGAAACCGAACAGGTTTTGGATAAGGCGCGTATCGCCAAAAACATTGGCATGAAGGTGATTGCGTTTACCCGAGCGTCGTTGAATTCATTAGGCGAGTTAGCCGATTTGCACTTCCGGCTCTACGATGATGCGGTTCACTATGCGGCGGAAGCGGGTGAGATTAGCTCATTTGAATCGAATCTGGTGATGCTGATCGATTTACTGCTATTGCAGGCAACAGCGGAAAAATCGTAA
- the pepB gene encoding aminopeptidase PepB, with translation MTNNTMLISLSTQPADARWGEKATLSVNEQGFTIHAGASLNGKAALAVIQRAARKIDGQGIKHVKLAGEGWDLANSWAFWQGYRGPKGQRTVEWAELNDADKQELNARLKIVDWVRDTINLPAEDLGPEQLATRAVDLLCDVACDAVSYRITKGEDLREQNYAGLHTVGRGSERQPVLLALDYNPTGNADAPVFACLVGKGITFDTGGYSLKPSSSMDSMKSDMGGAATLTGALALAASRGLQQRVKLYLCCADNMVSGNAFRLGDIIRYRNGKTVEVMNTDAEGRLVLADGLIDASEQNPQWIIDCATLTGAAKTALGNDYHALFSFDDELVAALQDSAKEENEPFWRLPLEEFHRSHLPSSFADLNNIASGAHTAGASTAAAFLSHFVKNYQQGWLHIDCSATYRKGAVEQWATGATGLGVRTLANLLLSNAK, from the coding sequence ATGACGAACAATACCATGCTGATTTCACTCTCTACCCAACCTGCTGACGCGCGCTGGGGAGAAAAAGCGACGCTGAGTGTGAATGAGCAGGGGTTTACCATTCATGCAGGGGCGTCCCTGAATGGCAAAGCTGCACTGGCGGTGATCCAGCGTGCTGCCCGCAAAATTGATGGGCAGGGGATTAAACACGTTAAGTTAGCGGGTGAAGGCTGGGATCTGGCAAACAGCTGGGCATTCTGGCAGGGATATCGCGGGCCGAAAGGGCAAAGAACGGTTGAATGGGCGGAACTGAACGACGCCGACAAGCAAGAGCTGAACGCTCGCCTGAAGATTGTGGACTGGGTGCGTGACACCATCAACCTGCCTGCTGAAGATTTGGGGCCAGAGCAACTGGCGACCCGCGCAGTTGATCTGCTGTGTGACGTAGCCTGCGATGCCGTCAGCTACCGCATCACCAAAGGTGAAGATCTGCGTGAGCAGAATTATGCCGGCCTGCACACGGTCGGCCGCGGCTCTGAACGTCAGCCGGTGCTACTGGCGCTGGACTATAACCCAACGGGTAATGCGGATGCGCCGGTGTTCGCCTGTCTGGTGGGCAAAGGTATTACGTTTGATACCGGTGGCTACAGCCTGAAGCCTAGCAGCTCTATGGACTCCATGAAATCGGATATGGGCGGTGCGGCTACCCTGACTGGCGCACTGGCGCTGGCGGCGTCACGCGGTTTGCAACAGCGTGTGAAGTTGTATCTGTGCTGTGCGGACAACATGGTGAGCGGCAATGCATTCCGACTGGGCGATATTATTCGCTACCGCAACGGCAAGACGGTTGAAGTCATGAACACCGATGCGGAAGGGCGTCTGGTACTGGCGGACGGCCTGATCGATGCCTCCGAGCAGAACCCGCAGTGGATTATCGACTGTGCAACGCTGACGGGCGCGGCGAAAACGGCGCTGGGCAACGACTATCACGCGCTGTTCAGCTTTGATGACGAGCTGGTGGCGGCATTGCAGGACAGTGCGAAAGAAGAGAATGAGCCGTTCTGGCGTCTGCCGCTGGAAGAGTTCCACCGTAGTCACCTGCCGTCCAGCTTTGCCGATCTGAACAATATTGCCAGCGGTGCGCACACCGCCGGTGCCAGCACGGCGGCGGCTTTCCTGTCGCACTTTGTGAAAAATTACCAACAGGGCTGGCTGCACATCGACTGTTCCGCGACGTACCGTAAAGGCGCGGTGGAGCAGTGGGCGACAGGTGCAACGGGGCTCGGCGTACGCACGCTGGCGAATCTCTTGCTGAGCAACGCCAAATAG
- the rodZ gene encoding cytoskeleton protein RodZ — translation MNTEATQDTTEAKLPGERLREARERLGFTQQTIAERLCLKISTVRDIEDGTTPADLAPTFLRGYIRSYAKLVHLPEDELLPIVDKQAIPKTISVSPMQSFSLKKSRKKRDGWLMTITWLVVLVVLGLTGAWWWQNHQAQQAEINSMVDHASSMQAQTEGQPVPLVDNSASQETAAQNSAAAPTSTPVDLSATVAATPSTPSSSASATTPSTVPSSPSPSQENAAQSQAAGSALLGAGAVAPATGTVAESNSVSATHALVMTFTADCWLEVTDASGKKLFSGMQRNGGTLNLDGQSPYKLKIGAPAAVQIQFQGKPVDLSRFVRSNQVARLTLTAE, via the coding sequence ATGAATACTGAAGCCACCCAAGATACAACAGAAGCAAAACTACCCGGCGAACGTCTGCGTGAGGCGCGTGAACGTCTTGGATTTACCCAGCAAACTATTGCCGAGCGTTTGTGCCTTAAAATCTCCACCGTTCGTGATATTGAAGACGGTACGACGCCTGCCGATTTAGCGCCGACCTTTCTGCGCGGCTATATCCGTTCTTATGCCAAGCTGGTTCATTTACCCGAAGATGAGCTGCTTCCCATTGTGGATAAACAGGCCATACCTAAAACGATCTCTGTCTCGCCGATGCAGAGTTTTTCGCTGAAAAAAAGCCGCAAAAAGCGTGATGGCTGGTTGATGACAATCACCTGGCTGGTCGTGCTGGTTGTTCTGGGGCTAACGGGCGCATGGTGGTGGCAAAACCATCAGGCTCAGCAGGCGGAAATCAACAGCATGGTCGATCACGCCAGTTCTATGCAGGCGCAAACGGAAGGACAGCCCGTCCCGTTGGTGGACAACAGCGCTTCGCAGGAAACAGCGGCACAGAATTCCGCTGCGGCACCGACTTCTACGCCAGTCGACCTGTCTGCGACTGTCGCGGCGACACCTTCAACGCCTTCTTCTTCCGCTTCCGCAACGACGCCGTCAACGGTACCTTCTAGCCCATCGCCTTCACAGGAGAACGCCGCACAGTCTCAGGCTGCGGGTAGTGCGCTGTTAGGTGCCGGGGCAGTGGCACCCGCTACGGGTACGGTAGCGGAGAGCAATTCCGTCTCTGCTACGCATGCATTGGTAATGACTTTCACGGCCGATTGCTGGTTGGAAGTGACGGATGCCAGCGGCAAAAAACTGTTTAGCGGTATGCAGCGTAATGGTGGCACGCTGAATCTGGATGGTCAGTCACCCTATAAACTTAAAATTGGCGCACCTGCTGCGGTACAGATTCAATTTCAAGGCAAGCCGGTTGATTTAAGCCGCTTTGTGCGCAGCAATCAGGTTGCACGCCTGACGCTGACCGCAGAATAA
- the sseA gene encoding 3-mercaptopyruvate sulfurtransferase, with amino-acid sequence MSASSSDLPVSHERFVSADWLASHLNDSSITLIDARMLPPGNTTRDIHAEYRAGHLPGAVFFDIETLSDHSSDLPHMMPTREDFARAMGELGIDNQQHLVIYDEGNLFSAPRAWWMLHTFGATSLSILSGGLAGWTAQNLPLEQGDVTPKPTTFHATLDENAIRSRDDVLSICRDKSEQIVDARPAPRFHAEVDEPRPGLHRGHIPGSLNVPWTDLVHNGALKPNAELATILHKHGVDFTRPIVASCGSGVTASVVVLALTQLNVPNVTLYDGSWSDWGSRDNVPIARD; translated from the coding sequence ATGTCAGCATCGTCTTCTGATTTGCCCGTTTCTCATGAGCGGTTTGTTTCCGCAGACTGGCTTGCCAGCCACCTGAATGACAGCAGTATCACACTCATTGATGCCCGAATGCTGCCACCGGGCAATACCACCCGTGATATTCATGCCGAATACCGCGCCGGCCACCTGCCTGGCGCGGTTTTTTTTGATATTGAAACCCTGTCCGATCACAGCAGCGATCTGCCACATATGATGCCAACGCGCGAAGACTTCGCGCGGGCAATGGGTGAGTTGGGGATTGATAACCAGCAGCATCTGGTGATTTACGATGAAGGCAATCTCTTCTCCGCGCCACGCGCGTGGTGGATGTTGCACACCTTCGGCGCGACATCCCTTTCAATCCTGAGCGGTGGCCTGGCAGGCTGGACAGCACAGAACCTGCCATTGGAACAGGGCGATGTAACGCCGAAGCCAACCACATTTCACGCTACGCTGGATGAGAACGCCATTCGCTCACGCGACGACGTGCTTTCCATCTGTCGGGATAAATCAGAGCAGATTGTCGATGCCCGTCCCGCGCCGCGCTTTCATGCCGAAGTGGATGAACCGCGCCCCGGCCTGCATCGCGGTCATATTCCCGGCAGCCTGAACGTGCCGTGGACCGATTTAGTGCATAACGGTGCGCTGAAACCCAACGCTGAACTGGCAACCATTCTGCATAAGCATGGGGTGGATTTCACTCGCCCTATCGTCGCCAGCTGCGGCTCCGGCGTCACGGCATCTGTCGTGGTGCTGGCGCTAACGCAGTTAAATGTCCCGAATGTGACGCTGTACGACGGTTCGTGGAGTGATTGGGGTAGCCGCGATAATGTTCCGATCGCACGCGATTAA